GCTAGCTTGtcgtatgcagccgtcggcccatccttatCGGAGTCCAATGTTCTCCACACTCAACAGCAGAGGCGTCTGCACTATGCTCGGCGACGAAACATATCAAACAGATAAAACTACATAAGGCGGTCATATACAGAGACTAATTAGGCGTTGTGAAAACATTAAATGTCATGCTGCAACCACAGAAATCCAGTAATTGCAGATGTTTTCGCTCTCTTCTGCACTGTTTATGCCTCGCCAACGTGTAGcagtatgctgggtgcctgggaACAGAGGTATTGAGGGTAACGTCCTGGCAGACGAAATTACTGCCTCCTCAGACAGGAAAGCTTGCAACATGCCCGTAGCCGTTCTGGTCTGAGACCTAAAGCCATACTTACGGAAAAAAACTGAGAACATACTCGCAGCATAAGTGGCATACTGAAATCCTTAATAAACTCCACGTAGTTAACCCACATTTAGAATACTGGTTATCACTGACGAAGTCcagacgaagtgatgtcctaATCGGTCGTCTCGGAATGGGGCGCACTTATGGTACACATAGTGTTTTGTTGACTGGCGGCGAACGTCCAATGCGTAGTATATGTGGGGAGACACTCAGTGCTCAGCATGTCTTTCTAGAATGCCGCCAAACAAAAGTCGAGAGGAAAAGACACTTCTCATTAGCATATATTCAGTGTATAGCACTTCACCTGGTACTGTTTCTAGGCAGACAACCGCTATTTGACATGAAATCTGTTTTAGCCTTTTTAAACGACGTTGACACGGTTCACTTTTCTGCACAAGAAATTCGTAGCACGACCTCTTGCGAGAGGCCACGGTTTCGATGTCACCTttgttatagcacatgcctctcagCTCTTGTACTCAAGGGATCCGCTGAGGCTGTTGTGCTACTCCTCATCAACAATTGCCTGTCCATTTTTATGCATGTAACGCTATTACAACCATGTTGCACATCCTATACTTATAGCATACCCCACTTTTCAGTCATTGCCATGTTTTATTCCTCATATATTTTAAGCAATATACAGCTCTCACTTTTAGGTCTttatacagccacgtcacatgagCCACTAGTCAACTGAGTACTCATCATGACAGCCTTGGCTTtctttggccacatttggcccttgcgccattaaacactacAAATAATCATcaacatcataatcatcatccgaGACGTGTTATAAACTGGCAAGATTTACCATCCCGAGTAAACGTCTGACAGCTGCAAGGCATGTGGGAGGTGTGCCCCTGCGTGGACTACTTCAATCTTGCGAGGATCTGGCTTGATGCTTGTGCTGAGACAACGACTCCTAGAAGTGAGACATCGAAGACCCCAAAGCAACACTTGGTTGAAATTCATACCTGCAGATGCAAGACGAGTCAGCACTTGCTCAAGCCTTGCATCATTTTCCTGCTTAGTACATCAAAACACAAGAACACCATCAATCATGATAACCACGCCGTCGTGACCTTCAAAAATCCGTGCTATTTGTTTTTGAAAATACTCCGGGGAGACGTGATACAGAAGGACAGTCGGCAGAAACAATAGTGAACGCAAGGTGTAATGAAAGCTGTCAGCTCTTGAGAATCCGCCGAGAACTTGGCTTGGTGAAAGCCTGCAGTCACATgcagctttgaaaaaaaaaatgcatcgctGAGAAGACAAAGGAACGGTTCAGCTGTAGGCAGAATGTGACGCACTCTGGCAATCACCTCGTTCAGTCGAGTGAGGTCAATACAAAGAGGATACTTTACATTCTTCCTATGTACCACTACCAAACCGGTATACCACGGGTTCAGTTTATCAATACGAGGAATGACGCCGTTGACTTTAAGTTTCTCCAGTTCTTGCCGAACGATTTCGCGCAGCGGGATAGGTAACCATCGATGGGCACTGAGTTAGAATGGTACATCGTCTTGCTCTAAGCCACTTGTGTACTCATTTCGAAATGTGCCGAGGCCACAGAACATTTCTGCATGGAGCGCTCGCTGAAGAGTGTTCACGGCACCAAGGAATTTGACGATCTTAAGGGCCTGGATAGCCGGTAGACCCAGTAAGGGTACAGAAAGTGATAGAATGACGTAAATACGCTGAAAGCTTGTTTTCCCTTGCCAAAACGGACGTGCCAGATATGAGCCCAATACACGGATAGGTTGTCCTCCGGATCCTGTCAAGACCGCATCAACGTTGTCGAGCTCGGCCGGGACTCCAGGCAAGTCACTTGGGACTGCGGAAACCTGAGCTCCTGAGTCTACTTTGAATTTGGTTGTGTAATTGTCAATAGAGACATCCACAAACTTGGCTTTGGCAGGTGAATCCAGAGCATGCAGCTTGATGGCACTGAGTTTGGCGTGCTTCGACTTTCTGGAACGACAGACTTCAGCGAAATGGCCTTTCTTGCAGCGAAAATGCAGACCAACTTCAATGCTGGGCATTCTGAGCGCGCGTGAAACGCTCGACCGCAGCTTCGCGGTGGCAGCGTTCCGACTTCGCGTTCATCGAGCGAGCTATTCTTGGCGTCTGGGGggctattctgcaagagtccacctagtggactgtccacttcGGCCGCCTCTGATTGGCTGTAGGCCCACGAATGACGATGACGACCGGTGCTCCTAGCTTCCGGTTCCTTTCTGAAACGTCAGACTGACGTCAGTGGTGTTGCACTTACTCTTCACGTTTTGTGTGATAACTGAACATGCTCCGGCGCGTACACGTGATTCAAACAGTCGCCGCGCATCAACGGTTCTCTCTGCGATTCCTTTGTTTGGAGTAGACCGCAGCACTACGATGGATGCGAGcctgctttttttgctttttgataACGGAGGAGAGAGGCGACTTCGTGAACAACGGGACCCGTTCGCCATGTCCGACGAGTCTTTTCGGAGGCACTTTCGCCTTTCGAAAACGACGGCGATGTGGCTGTGCGAACAGTTATCGGACGACCTGGCGCGCGAGAGAGAAGGGCTCACCGTTCAAGATCAGGTGATTTGCGCCCTTCGGTTTTATGCTACCGGTGGCTTCCAAACGGCTGTCGGTAGCGAAGCCACCGTATCGCTTTCCCAGCCGTCTGTCAGCCGCTGCGTTCGCGCGGTATCGGAAGCAATCGTCCGTGTCGGCACCGAACAGCGCTGGGTGTCGTTTCCGCGTACGAGATCGGAGATAGCGCTCGTCAAGCAAGGTTTCTTGCGGAGCGGCAACATCTCTGACGTCGTAGGATGCGTGGACGGCACCTACATCGCTATAGCCGGCCCGGACCTGCCCCCAGCCGAGAAGCAGACGTACTGGTGTCGGAAGGGATACTACGCGCTGAACACCATGGTGGTAAGCACGCTCTACCTAATGCACTCATGATATATACAACATCCCAACTCGCGACAGCGACTTAATTTACTGATATACTGCAATTCACAGGTGTGCGACTCGAACATGCGAGTGCTGGCAATCGACCCTCGCTTCGCCGGCTCGTGTCACGACGCATACGTATGGCGTGGCTCAGCCCTTCGGAGCATTTTCGCCGACACCCAGATCGTCCACAGAGGAGAGTTTCTCCTTGGTGAGTACAGAAATGCATATAAACGCGCTTGTGAACCACAGCCAATGTCTGTAATGAATTCGGCGCAATTCCTGCGCTACATTTATTCTGCAGGCGACAGTGCATACCCACTGGAGCCGTGGCTCATCACG
The nucleotide sequence above comes from Dermacentor andersoni chromosome 10, qqDerAnde1_hic_scaffold, whole genome shotgun sequence. Encoded proteins:
- the LOC129382028 gene encoding putative nuclease HARBI1, with product MWLCEQLSDDLAREREGLTVQDQVICALRFYATGGFQTAVGSEATVSLSQPSVSRCVRAVSEAIVRVGTEQRWVSFPRTRSEIALVKQGFLRSGNISDVVGCVDGTYIAIAGPDLPPAEKQTYWCRKGYYALNTMVVCDSNMRVLAIDPRFAGSCHDAYVWRGSALRSIFADTQIVHRGEFLLGDSAYPLEPWLITPVPGHPALSSPEGRFNQAHASMRSVVERCIGLMKSRFRCLQRYRALQYCPAVAEKIVAACAALHNLCLDASEPLLDDDSNIAGEDDDDDQEEVLPSDDGGPTRGGRTLYARGKATRDSYQFTAPET